The following are from one region of the Amycolatopsis sp. QT-25 genome:
- a CDS encoding PspA/IM30 family protein produces MANPFVKFWKYMMAAFSSKIDEHADPKVQIQQAIEEAQRNHQALTQQAASVIGNQRQLEMKLNRQLGDVEKLQASTRQALVLADEARAKGDEQKATEFENAAESFAAQLVTAEQSIEDLKTLHDQSLQAAAQAKKAVERNATMLQQKLAERTKLLSQLEQAKMQEQVSASLNQMSQLAAPGNTPSLEDVRDKIEKRYTTALGSAELAQNSVQGRMMEVQASTTQLAGHSRLEQIRASMKGDSVAQVTDGKTAAAAPKASSGSADIQREIQARVQAEQGKNPA; encoded by the coding sequence ATGGCCAACCCGTTCGTGAAGTTCTGGAAGTACATGATGGCGGCGTTCTCGTCGAAGATCGACGAGCACGCCGACCCGAAGGTACAGATCCAGCAGGCCATCGAGGAGGCGCAGCGCAACCACCAGGCGCTGACCCAGCAGGCCGCCTCGGTGATCGGTAATCAGCGTCAGCTGGAAATGAAGCTGAACCGCCAGCTCGGCGACGTGGAGAAGCTCCAGGCTTCGACCCGCCAGGCGCTGGTGCTCGCCGACGAGGCGCGTGCCAAGGGCGACGAGCAGAAGGCGACCGAGTTCGAGAACGCGGCGGAGAGCTTCGCCGCGCAGCTCGTCACCGCCGAGCAGAGCATCGAGGACCTCAAGACCCTGCACGACCAGTCGCTCCAGGCGGCGGCGCAGGCGAAGAAGGCCGTCGAGCGCAACGCGACCATGCTCCAGCAGAAGCTGGCCGAGCGCACCAAGCTGCTCTCGCAGCTGGAGCAGGCGAAGATGCAGGAGCAGGTCTCCGCTTCGCTGAACCAGATGAGCCAGCTGGCCGCGCCGGGCAACACCCCGTCACTGGAAGACGTTCGCGACAAGATCGAGAAGCGCTACACCACCGCGCTCGGCTCGGCCGAACTCGCACAGAACTCCGTCCAGGGCCGGATGATGGAGGTCCAGGCCTCCACGACGCAGCTCGCGGGGCACTCCCGCCTGGAGCAGATCCGCGCGTCCATGAAGGGTGACTCCGTCGCCCAGGTGACGGACGGCAAGACCGCCGCCGCGGCGCCGAAGGCGTCGTCGGGCTCCGCGGACATCCAGCGTGAGATCCAGGCACGGGTTCAGGCCGAGCAGGGCAAGAACCCCGCCTGA